From a single Serratia surfactantfaciens genomic region:
- a CDS encoding glucosamine-6-phosphate deaminase has protein sequence MKLVVANDYQEMSELAAGLLLSYMMRPQRVNLAITAGSTPKRMYELLAPRVKGHAEFANAHYYNFDEIPYAGRSGYGVTMENLHRLFFGPAAIPERQLHVLNSDNYLQHDRRIAEDGGLDAIVMGVGADGHYCGNLPGTTAFEDGACRVPVSARPDLAEILLKEVGGRAEWLPDHYVTLGPASVMAAKKLVLLVNGSHKADILRRIICGPVEAEVPASVLMLHPDLLIIADREAATLLP, from the coding sequence ATGAAACTTGTCGTCGCTAATGATTATCAGGAAATGAGTGAGCTGGCCGCCGGCCTGCTGTTGAGTTATATGATGCGTCCGCAGCGCGTCAATCTGGCTATCACCGCCGGTTCGACGCCCAAACGGATGTATGAGCTGTTGGCCCCGCGCGTCAAGGGCCACGCGGAGTTCGCCAATGCGCATTACTATAATTTCGATGAAATTCCTTACGCCGGTCGGTCGGGCTACGGCGTCACCATGGAGAATCTCCATCGCCTGTTCTTCGGCCCGGCGGCGATCCCCGAGCGGCAACTGCACGTCTTGAATTCGGACAACTACCTCCAGCACGATCGACGTATCGCCGAGGATGGCGGGCTGGACGCGATCGTGATGGGCGTTGGCGCAGACGGCCACTACTGCGGCAATTTGCCGGGCACCACCGCCTTTGAAGATGGCGCCTGCCGGGTGCCGGTTTCCGCCAGGCCGGACCTGGCCGAAATCTTGCTGAAAGAAGTCGGCGGCCGCGCTGAATGGTTGCCCGATCATTACGTGACCCTGGGGCCGGCGAGCGTGATGGCCGCGAAAAAGCTGGTGCTGCTCGTCAACGGTTCACATAAAGCGGACATCTTGCGGCGCATTATCTGCGGGCCGGTGGAGGCCGAGGTGCCTGCCAGCGTTTTGATGTTGCATCCGGACCTGCTGATTATCGCCGATCGTGAAGCGGCGACGCTGCTGCCGTAA